A window of the Pristiophorus japonicus isolate sPriJap1 chromosome 13, sPriJap1.hap1, whole genome shotgun sequence genome harbors these coding sequences:
- the LOC139278164 gene encoding cuticle protein 16.5-like produces MLVQAIQTLAQAITILAQAIPILAPAVLIPAQAAPTLAHAVQNLAQDVRTLAQDVPTLVQAIAILAQAQQTLALARLIPSTGCPDPGTPTLAQAVPTLAQTVTILAKTLPTLAQAVPILAQAVPTLAHALPNLAQAVPNLAQTVPTMAQDVPTQTQAVPIVIAAIAILAQVAPTLAQAVPILAQAIPTLAQAIPTLA; encoded by the exons atGCTGGTACAGGCTATTCAAACGCTGGCACAGGCTATcactatcctggcacaggctatcccaatccTGGCACCGGCTGTCCTAATCCCGGCACAG gctgccccaaccctggcacacgctgtccaaaacctggcacaggatgtccgaaCGCTGGCACAGGATGTACCAACTCTGGTgcaggctatcgctatcctggcacaggctcaaCAAACCCTGGCACTGGCTCGTCTCATCCCTAGCACAGGTtgtcccgaccctggcacaccaaccctggcacaggctgtaccaaccctggcacagacagTCACGATCCTGGCAAAGACTCTGCCAACTCTAGCACAGGctgtcccaatcctggcacaggctgtcccaactctggcacacgctctaccaaacctggcacaggctgttccaaACCTGGCACAGACTGTACCAACCATGGCACAGGACGTCCCAACCCAGACACAGGCTGTCCCAATCGTGATAGCggctatcgctatcctggcacaggtTGCCCCAACTCTAGCACAGGCTGTCCCAattctggcacaggctatcccaaccctggcacaggctatcccgaccctggcatag
- the LOC139278165 gene encoding cuticle protein 16.5-like, with amino-acid sequence MAQDVQTLAQDVRILAQAVPTVAQAFQTLAQAIPTLAQAIPKLEQFVTTLSQTVPTLTRSVPTLAHAAPTLAHAAAPLAQAVPNLARAVANLAQSDPTLAQAVPNLTEAVPTLVQAVANLTQVVPTLVQAVPKLTQAVPTLAQAVPYLTQAVSTLAQAVPHLTQPVPTLAQAVPNLTQTVPTLA; translated from the coding sequence ATGGCACAGGATGTCCAAACACTGGCACAGGATGTccgaatcctggcacaggctgtcccaaccgtgGCACAGGCTTtccagaccctggcacaggctatcccaaccttggcacaggctatcccaaagcTGGAACAGTTTGTCACAACACTGTCGCAGACTGTCCCGACCCTGACAcggtctgtcccaaccctggcacacgctgccccaaccctggcacacgctgccGCACCCCTGGCACAAGCTGTCCCCAACCTGGCACGGGCTGTTGCAAACCTGGCACAGTCTGACCCAACCCTAGCACAAGCTGTCCCAAACCTGAcagaggctgtcccaaccctggtacaggctgtcGCAAACCTGACACAGGTtgtcccaaccctggtacaggctgtcccaaagctgacacaggctgtcccaaccctggcacaggctgtcccatacctgacacaggctgtctcaaccctggcacaggctgtcccacacTTGACACagcctgtcccaaccctggcacaggctgtcccaaacctgacgcagactgtcccaaccctggcatag
- the LOC139278166 gene encoding cuticle protein 16.5-like has protein sequence MAQDVQTLAQDVRILAQAVPTVAQAFQTLAQAIPTLAQAIPKLEQFITTLSQTVPTLTRSVPTLAHAAAPLAQAVPNLAQTVPTLARAVANLAQADPTLGQAVPNLTQAVPTLVQAVANLTQVVPNLTQAVPTLAQAVPNLTQAVPTLAQAVPYLAQAVSTLAQAVPYLTQPVPTLAQAVPNLTQTVPTLA, from the coding sequence ATGGCACAGGATGTCCAAACACTGGCACAGGATGTccgaatcctggcacaggctgtcccaaccgtgGCACAGGCTTtccagaccctggcacaggctatcccaaccttggcacaggctatcccaaagcTGGAACAGTTTATCACAACACTGTCGCAGACTGTCCCGACCCTGACAcggtctgtcccaaccctggcacacgctgccgcacccctggcacaagctgtccccaacctggcacagactgtcccaaccctggcacgggCTGttgcaaacctggcacaggctgaccCAACCCTGGGACAAgctgtcccaaacctgacacaggctgtcccaaccctggtacaggctgtcGCAAACCTGACACAGGttgtcccaaacctgacacaggctgtcccaaccctggcacaggctgtcccaaacctgacacaggctgtcccaaccctggcacaggctgtcccatacctggcacaggctgtctcaaccctggcacaggctgtcccatacCTGACACagcctgtcccaaccctggcacaggctgtcccaaacctgacacagactgtcccaaccctggcatag